The following coding sequences are from one Plectropomus leopardus isolate mb chromosome 10, YSFRI_Pleo_2.0, whole genome shotgun sequence window:
- the LOC121949542 gene encoding histamine N-methyltransferase-like gives MPTEAKQSNFEGSFVQNFLVFREQSRQFDAITQCIHNILPEEFKSIGAGKSSLDVLGVGSGGGEVDVQILTLLQSTVPDVPITADIVEGSSQLTDNFKALVAMTTNLQKIPFAWHIMPSENYERQVKAKGDMKRFDFIHMIQMLYFVDNLSDTIKFYHSLLKSNGRLMIIIAAENNSWDVLWKTYTKELCVSSIKEWRTSREVIASLKSQGLIYEEHAITGTLDISECFNPNSQTGEHLLSFFTMTHDFNQSFTPEVRAGILDLLSNKCSTDKDGRVLFNIDASCILVHT, from the exons ATGCCTACAGAAGCAAAGCAGAGTAATTTTGAGGGCAGTTTTGTCCAAAACTTTCTTGTCTTCAGAGAACAGTCAAGACAGTTTGACGCCATTACCCAGTGTATTCACAACATCCTGCCAGAAGAATTTAAAAG TATTGGAGCAGGTAAAAGCAGCCTGGATGTTCTTGGTGTCGGAAGTGGTGGAG GGGAGGTGGATGTCCAGATACTCACTTTACTGCAGTCCACAGTCCCTGATGTCCCGATCACTGCTGACATTGTGGAGGGCAGCTCTCAGCTCACAGACAACTTCAAAG ctTTGGTTGCAATGACCACCAACCTCCAGAAGATCCCTTTTGCATGGCATATCATGCCCAGTGAGAACTATGAGAGGCAAGTCAAAGCAAAAGGAGACATGAAGAGATTTGACTTCATACACATGATTCAG ATGCTCTACTTTGTGGATAACCTCTCTGATACTATCAAGTTCTACCACAGCCTTCTGAAGAGCAATGGCAGGCTTATGATCATCATTGCAGCAG AGAACAATAGCTGGGACGTCCTGTGGAAGACTTACACAAAAGAGCTTTGCGTCAGTAGTATCAAAGAGTGGCGCACATCAAGAGAAGTTATCGCATCCCTAAAGAGCCAGGGTCTGATATATGAGGAGCACGCCATTACCGGAACCTTAGACATCTCTGAGTGCTTCAATCCAAACAGCCAGACTGGAGAACATCTGCTGAGCTTCTTTACAATGACACATGACTTTAACCAGTCTTTCACCCCAGAGGTCAGAGCAGGTATTTTAGACCTTCTTAGCAACAAGTGCAGCACTGATAAAGATGGCAGGGTGTTGTTCAACATTGATGCAAGCTGCATTCTTGTTCATActtga